DNA sequence from the Methanococcus maripaludis genome:
CTTAACGTTGCCATGAAATTTACGTGTTCGTTATTTAATATTCCTTTTCGCTCGAAAAATGCACCAAGGAAGCTATCTGCAAAGTTTCCAATCATTCCCGAAATTGTTGCGGTCCAAAACATCAATATATCGTTAAAAAGGGCATATGCAAGTAAACCTATCAAAAAAGATCCAAGTAACCCTGCAAATGTACCGCATACGGTTATTCCACCATCGGTTCCAGTTTTAACGGTTTTAAAATTTGATATGAGCCTTGGAGTTTCTCTTGAAAGCATTCCAAGTTCTGATGAAAATGTATCAGAATTTGCAGCTGCAATTGTTCCAACGTATCCTACAAGGGCTATTTCTTCGGTAATAAATCCTGAAGAATACGCTAAAACAAACAATATTGCCATAAGCCCATTTGCAAGAACATTTTTCAAAGAACGTCTTGATTCAGCCATTTTTATTGTCTTTTTAAAACCATAACCCATTTTACTTACGAGACTGCCCAGAACTAAAAACGAGATAAGGAGCAGTAGCCATTTTAAATCTGCCAAAAACAATATTGTAAATGCCATTACCGAAGATCCGAATATCCCCCATTTGTCGAGATACTTCTTTTTATAAATTAGTGCCGCGAGTAGTCCCGTGATTGCTGCCGAATAAATTATCTTCAATAACATGTCCATTAAATTCACCATACATTCCTAAACACAAAAGATTATTAAATCTTACGATACCTAGCCTAACCTTACCTTCATTATTATATTATAATACGGGAAAAATCAGATAATTTTTGTATTAACCTTTTTTTCATTAAAATTCTTAAATATACCATGAATATTATTAATATTAAAACAATCATTCAGATTTATTTACAGCATTCTTAAATAATCCACCCAATAGCTGCATCAATATGGTAAAAACTGTAATTTCGAAAAATAATTATGTCTAACCCAGTATATAAAGTATTGCGGTCCAACACCCCGTAAAAATTGGTAACAGCTATTTTTAAAATTTTTTGAGGTTATTACCTTTTGATATTTTGAGTAGTTTTAAAATATCATTTTTATATACCATTTAAACCATATCGGTTATTCGAAATAAACTTAGGTGATTTTAATCATGTGTATTTTTTGCGATATTGTTAAAGGAGATATTCCTGCAAGAATAATTTACGAAGACGACAAATTTTTAGCATTTATGGATGCATTTCCAAGAGCAGTTGGCCATACTTTAATAATTCCAAAAGAACATTTTGAAACATTTGACGAACTTCCAAAAGAACTTGCATGCGAAATGATGGAAGTTATCCACAAAATTGTAAAAAAACTTGAAAAATTAGAAATGGATGGCTACAACCTTTTAAATAATAACAAACAGGTTTCAGGTCAAGAAGTCCCGCACGTTCACTTCCACATCATCCCAAGATATGAAAACGAAGGTTACCCAGTTTATGTGTTAAAAGACCCGATAAACGTTGACCTTGATTCAATTTACGATAGAATAATGGAATAATTTAAATTCTTTCATTTTTACTAAGCGCAATGATTCCGTTAATTGCTGAAACTGCGACAGGAGTTCCACCTTTTGGACCCATTGTAGAAATTGATGGGATTTTTGTCGTTCTTAATAATTCTTTTGATTCTGCTGCTTTTACAAAACCAACCGGAGCTCCGATAACCAGTTTTGGAGTTATTCCTTCTTCTTTATTTAATCTTATGACTTCAAGAAGTGCAGTTGGCGCATTACCAATAACTACAATACCCCCATCAATTAACTCTTTTGAAGCCCTGATTGATGCGACGGCCCTTGTTACCTGCTCTTTTTTTGCAACTTCAAAGACTTTCTTTTCAGAAATTGTACATAATACGTCTTCGTAACGTATTCCTGCTTTTACCATCGAAATATCTGCAATTATCGGACTTTCATTAGTTATTGCTTTTAAACCATTTTCAATTGGTTTATTATCAAAGTTAACGAGTTTTGAATACTCTGGATCGGCAGTTGCATGAACTACTCTTTCAATTATTCCCATTTCTTCGTCAGAATACAATATAACATTTTTTCCCAAAACTTCGCTTATTTTTGTTTTTACTATTTCTCTTGATCGGTCTGCGATGTCTTTTCCGTCCTTGGTTACTGCTCCCATAAACATATTATCACTTACAGAACTGAAAGTATGATTTTTTTATTGCTGTTTTCAGGAATGTGCGCTACTTCTAAAACATCCCTTGAAATATTTTCAATATCAAATTCCATCAATCCAAATGTTTTATTATCCGTATCAACTCGATAATGAGTCCCATCTTTTGCATCGATGGTTCCTTCAACATGGCACCTTCCAAAGTAAACTTCTATGTAGTCCCCTTCATCTACTTCGTTATCCATGTATTCTCTCATCTTTTCTTCCGTAACTTCCATATTGATTTCTTCGTTGTATTCTGGTTCAGCCATATTTTCACCTAATTTAAACTCCCATTACTGTCCTAAATAGGTTTCTAAGACCTGGTGCAAGCCCTAAAGCCATTACTGTTATTTTTAATATATTTCTTAAATTATCGTCTTTAACTTCTTTGTTAAATATATCTAAAACCAAAAGCACTACAAGCATTTTTAAAGGTATTATGCTGTAAGGTCCGAAGTAATCCATAAAAAACCTCGGAACAGGGTGCTGCTCCCAATAATGGTATATGCCAATTCCTACAGATGTTGCCGATGCATCTACAAGCTGTGAAAATATAGCGTATTTATCTATCCGCTCAATTTTTACCTTTTTCAGCTTTTCGACGATGTAAATCAATAAATAATAACTTAAAAGCAATATTCCGGATACGTAAACTATTGCTTCGGGGTGAGTTATCCTACTCGAAAACTCGAAAAGCATGTAAAGAATTGGAACTACTGCCATTGCTATTGAAAGTAAATAATATCTCTTTTTTAAAAGAATTCCTGAAATAATTATTGAAATCATGTAGTAAATACCAACTGCAACAACTATTCCCGGCGTAACTGTGTAATAAAGCCTTGGAAAAAGTCCTGCATCAACTAGCGCCCTCATCAAGGTTATCAAAATTACATAAAATACAGTAACTTCTGCAAATCTGCGGTCAATTGCGATTTTAAGTTTTAAACAAATTTTGTAAAACGTGTAAACCATTACAAAGAGCAAAATCCCATATGTGATTTCCTGAATTAAATTATAGCCCTGTTTTGTATCTATCGGGTAAATATAGTACCGGTAAATAAATTCTCGGATTAAAAGCATTCCATTCATTAAGTCACCGCAGTTAAATCTAGATAAAATAAGACTAAATCAGTAAACATTTCTAAAAAATAACTATGAATAATTCTATTTAATTCTACCTATATTAAAAAATTAAAAGTTAGAATTTACTTATCCTTTCAATAAGCATTCCTTCAACTTTTACAGGATAAACTCTTCTCGCAAGATTTACTGCTGACACAAGCCTTTCTTCAGAGCCAGAATAGATTGTATACAACACATCTCCTTTTTTAACCTTGTTTCCAATCTTTGAATTTAGTAAAAGTCCTGCTTTTTTATCCCTTGGAGCTCCAGCCTCTTTGACTACGTTTGTAATTCCAGTATTACTTATATCTGTAACGTAGCCATCTATTGGAGCAATTATCTCTTCAATATATTCTCCAAGTTCTATTTCCTCAGGTTTTTTTGGAGTTCCGCCCTGTTCAATTATGATCTGGTTGAATTTTTCAAGTGCCCGTCCAGACTCTAACATTTCCCATGCTAAATTTTGCCCTTCACCAATCTGTGCGGCACCGCCAAGTTCAAGCAGAATTCCTGCAAGAGATAAGGCTTTTTCAATCAAACTTTTTGGAGCATTTTTTGGATCTTGAAGTGCTTCAATTGCTTCTTTTGCTTCGAGTGCAGGTCCAATTGCCCTTCCAAGTGGCTGTCCACCATATGTTAAAACACATTCTACTTTAATATTTAGCAATTCTCCAAGTTCAATGAATTTCCTCGCTAATTTTGCCCCTTCTGCTTCATTTTTGATTTTTACGCCTTTTCCAACAGGAATATCGATTACAGTATATTTAATTCCAGTTGCAATCTTTTTTGCCATAACACTTGCAAGAAGCTGGGGTTGGGGGTCAATTGAAACTGGTCTTTCCACATTTATGATAATATC
Encoded proteins:
- a CDS encoding TIGR00297 family protein, with the protein product MDMLLKIIYSAAITGLLAALIYKKKYLDKWGIFGSSVMAFTILFLADLKWLLLLISFLVLGSLVSKMGYGFKKTIKMAESRRSLKNVLANGLMAILFVLAYSSGFITEEIALVGYVGTIAAANSDTFSSELGMLSRETPRLISNFKTVKTGTDGGITVCGTFAGLLGSFLIGLLAYALFNDILMFWTATISGMIGNFADSFLGAFFERKGILNNEHVNFMATLSGGTFAVLFYQLVL
- a CDS encoding HIT family protein, translated to MCIFCDIVKGDIPARIIYEDDKFLAFMDAFPRAVGHTLIIPKEHFETFDELPKELACEMMEVIHKIVKKLEKLEMDGYNLLNNNKQVSGQEVPHVHFHIIPRYENEGYPVYVLKDPINVDLDSIYDRIME
- a CDS encoding cobalt-precorrin-8 methylmutase; the protein is MGAVTKDGKDIADRSREIVKTKISEVLGKNVILYSDEEMGIIERVVHATADPEYSKLVNFDNKPIENGLKAITNESPIIADISMVKAGIRYEDVLCTISEKKVFEVAKKEQVTRAVASIRASKELIDGGIVVIGNAPTALLEVIRLNKEEGITPKLVIGAPVGFVKAAESKELLRTTKIPSISTMGPKGGTPVAVSAINGIIALSKNERI
- a CDS encoding DUF2097 domain-containing protein translates to MAEPEYNEEINMEVTEEKMREYMDNEVDEGDYIEVYFGRCHVEGTIDAKDGTHYRVDTDNKTFGLMEFDIENISRDVLEVAHIPENSNKKIILSVL
- a CDS encoding DUF63 family protein, with the protein product MNGMLLIREFIYRYYIYPIDTKQGYNLIQEITYGILLFVMVYTFYKICLKLKIAIDRRFAEVTVFYVILITLMRALVDAGLFPRLYYTVTPGIVVAVGIYYMISIIISGILLKKRYYLLSIAMAVVPILYMLFEFSSRITHPEAIVYVSGILLLSYYLLIYIVEKLKKVKIERIDKYAIFSQLVDASATSVGIGIYHYWEQHPVPRFFMDYFGPYSIIPLKMLVVLLVLDIFNKEVKDDNLRNILKITVMALGLAPGLRNLFRTVMGV
- a CDS encoding AMP phosphorylase; the protein is MLFLNAKFIDLDLGENAVIVNEEDLKGTSYYPQDRVLIESHAGSVIGNIYSTKTMVQKGEVGMLVSELAEISISDGEEVKLRHAEKPESVPFIKKKMDGQVLNPHEIRTIIDEIVSKKLSNIELSAFVSSTYINGMNMDEISEMTKRIAETGDMISWEKNLVVDIHSIGGVPGNKYALLSIPILAAAGITIPKTSSRAITSPAGTADVMEVLTNVELKEEEIKRIVKTTNGCLAWGGGVNLAPADDIIINVERPVSIDPQPQLLASVMAKKIATGIKYTVIDIPVGKGVKIKNEAEGAKLARKFIELGELLNIKVECVLTYGGQPLGRAIGPALEAKEAIEALQDPKNAPKSLIEKALSLAGILLELGGAAQIGEGQNLAWEMLESGRALEKFNQIIIEQGGTPKKPEEIELGEYIEEIIAPIDGYVTDISNTGITNVVKEAGAPRDKKAGLLLNSKIGNKVKKGDVLYTIYSGSEERLVSAVNLARRVYPVKVEGMLIERISKF